In the genome of Leishmania mexicana MHOM/GT/2001/U1103 complete genome, chromosome 16, one region contains:
- a CDS encoding putative kinesin has protein sequence MRRAETIKHNNRVNVYVRVRAFREDETSGDMGQLAVNMDDSAVEVTVPKKGRFTFGFDGCFWSNDRACPSGKPSASQEDVFEEVGRPLVENALAGYNAAVMAYGQTGSGKTYTSFGPPGSIGTSQEGLIPRVCNMIFSRAANSAQKGVTYTVSASMLEVYLEDVFDLLNHRKQLSVRNDFTSNMFSVVGQKTVPVKSYKDVLAVLNKAEPLRTFAATNIHDHSSRAHTLFMLEVQTHFDAPDLAPRCAKIMLADLAGCERIRLAGTEEGLAFEQARNINLSLLALGSCIEAVATRGRGNSRPIPEFRNSTLTKLLKDYIGGNSISTMMVTISPSERDANLSVQTLRFADRAKQITTHAHVNTVDPQQAKQDGCDLSDRWRDEYLRKKEALYAEYQLKGTIEKLLARIAELEARLRECADDELALHLTTEVETLQKALTEADYQMGLQRQILYGEFLMLEDELRELNTKMQEMKEEHEEAMEGLLGEEAGRFEEMKRGYETRLRALQSESDATLAASTDEIAALRRLVAELQERLAAKETECADLADRLSALQAKYDADTCASQRVRSELEAQLEELRNRSEERDEQLAMVEAQLEESERQVSELTKRQEQLMREEETLRATVERLTVAMESTEEMLQETSAKLADTEETLQETSAKLADTEETLQQTSAKLADTEETLQETSAKLADTEETLQETSAKLADTEETLQQTSAKLADTEETLQETSAKLADTEETLQETSAKLADTEETLQETSAKLADTEETLQETSAKLADTEETLQQTSAKLADTEETLQETSAKLADTEETLQETSAKLADTEETLQQTSAKLADTEETLQETSAKLADTEETLQETSAKLADTEETLQETSTKLADTEETLQETSAKLADTEETLQETSAKLADTEETLSAEIAFLAEQLGVAHTLGEQQGAYINQLMAYVSAAYGVTLDGMMEVQATALADMVRQCDYVVRSVAQAASDEVEHIKEMYNMVDGNYKETAARLDILRRILGKIDQDVKEASVEIDVPERRLTGSLHPTPRRLGDVSNRENSMERKATMS, from the coding sequence ATGCGCCGCGCGGAGACCATTAAGCACAACAACCGCGTGaacgtgtacgtgcgcgtgcgcgcgttcCGCGAGGACGAGACGAGCGGGGACATGGGCCAGCTGGCGGTGAACATGGACGACAGCGCTgtggaggtgacggtgccgaAGAAGGGCCGCTTCACGTTTGGGTTCGACGGGTGCTTCTGGAGCAACGACCGTGCGTGCCCGTCTGGAaagccgtcggcgtcgcagGAGGACGTGTTCGAGGAGGTTGGGCGGCCGCTTGTGGAGAACGCGCTGGCGGGGTACAACGCTGCCGTGATGGCGTACGGGCAGACGGGGAGCGGGAAGACGTACACGTCGTTCGGGCCACCGGGGTCGATCGGGACGTCGCAGGAGGGCCTGATTCCGCGCGTGTGCAACATGATCTTCTCGCGCGCGGCGAACAGCGCGCAGAAGGGCGTGACGTACACGGTGTCTGCGTCGATGCTGGAGGTGTACCTGGAGGACGTGTTCGACCTGCTGAACCACCGCAAGCAGCTGAGCGTGCGGAACGACTTCACGAGCAACATGTTCAGCGTTGTTGGGCAGAAGACGGTGCCCGTGAAGAGCTACAAGGACGTGCTTGCGGTGCTGAACAAGGCGGAGCCGCTGCGGACGTTTGCGGCGACGAACATCCACGACCACtcgtcgcgcgcgcacacgctgttCATGCTGGAGGTGCAGACGCACTTCGACGCGCCGGATCttgcgccgcggtgcgcgaAGATCATGCTTGCGGACCTCGCGGGGTGCGAGCGGATCCGGCTTGCggggacggaggaggggcttgCGTTCGAGCAGGCGCGCAACATCAacctgtcgctgctggcgctgggGTCGTGCATCGAGGCGGTTGCGACGCGTGGGCGAGGCAACTCGCGGCCGATCCCGGAGTTTCGCAACAGCACGCTGAcgaagctgctgaaggacTACATTGGCGGGAACAGCATCTCGACGATGATGGTGACGATCTCGCCGAGCGAGCGCGACGCGAACCTGTCTGTGCAGACGCTGCGGTTTGCTGACCGCGCGAAGCAGATCAcgacgcatgcgcacgtgaACACGGTGGACCCGCAGCAGGCGAAGCAGGACGGGTGCGATCTGAGCGACCGGTGGCGCGACGAGTACCTGCGGAAGAAGGAGGCGCTGTACGCGGAGTACCAGCTGAAGGGGACCATCGAGAAGCTGCTTGCGCGGATCGCGGAACTGGAGGCGAGGCTGCGCGAgtgcgcggacgacgagctTGCGCTACACCTGACGACGGAGGTCGAGAcgctgcagaaggcgctgACGGAGGCAGACTACCAGAtggggctgcagcggcagatcCTGTACGGCGAGTTCCTGATGCTGGAggacgagctgcgcgagctgaaTACGAAGATGCAGGAGATGAAGGAggagcacgaggaggcgatggaggggCTTCTTGGCGAGGAGGCCGGGCGGTTCGAGGAGATGAAGCGTGGGTACgagacgcggctgcgcgcactgcagagcgagagcgacgccACGCTTGCTGCGTCCACGGACGAgatcgctgcgctgcggcgcctggtggcggagctgcaggagcgcctcGCGGCCAAGGAGACGGAGTGCGCAGACCTTGCGGACCGGCTGAGTGCGTTACAGGCGAAGTACGACGCCGACACTTGCGCCagccagcgcgtgcgcagcgagctggaggcgcagcttgaggagctgcgcaaccGGAGCGAGGAGCGCGATGAGCAGCTCGCGATGGTAGAGGCGCAGCTAGAGGAGTCGGAGAGGCAGGTGAGCGAGCTGACGAAGCGCCAGGAGCAGCTGATGCGCGAAGAAGAGACGCTAAGGGCTACCGTGGAGCGACTGACCGTGGCTATGGAAAGCACCGAGGAgatgctgcaggagacgtcaGCCAAGcttgccgacaccgaggagacactgcaggagacgtccgccaagctcgccgacaccgaggagacactgcagcagacgtccgccaagcttgccgacaccgaggagacgctgcaggagacgtccgccaagcttgccgacaccgaggagacgctgcaggagacgtccgccaagctcgctgacaccgaggagacgctgcagcagacgtccgccaagctcgccgacaccgaggagacgctgcaggagacgtccgccaagctcgccgacaccgaggagacgctgcaggagacgtccgccaagctcgccgacaccgaggagacgctgcaggagacgtccgccaagctcgctgacaccgaggagacgctgcaggagacgtccgccaagctcgctgacaccgaggagacgctgcagcagacgtccgccaagctcgccgacaccgaggagacgctgcaggagacgtccgccaagctcgccgacaccgaggagacgctgcaggagacgtccgccaagctcgccgacaccgaggagacgctgcagcagacgtccgccaagctcgctgacaccgaggagacgctgcaggagacgtccgccaagctcgctgacaccgaggagacgctgcaggagacgtccgccaagctcgccgacaccgaggagacgctgcaggagacgtccaccaagctcgctgacaccgaggagacgctgcaggagacgtccgccaagctcgccgacaccgaggagacgctgcaggagacgtccgccaagctcgccgacaccgaggagacactcTCTGCAGAGATTGCGTTCTTGGCGGAGCAGCTCGGTGTGGCGCACACATTGGGCGAGCAGCAGGGTGCGTACATTAATCAGCTGATGGCGTACGTGAGCGCAGCATACGGCGTTACTCTGGATGGGATGATGGAGGtgcaggcgacggcgctAGCGGATATGGTGAGGCAGTGTGACTACGTAGTTCGCTCTGTGGCGCAGGCCGCCagcgacgaggtggagcaCATAAAGGAGATGTACAATATGGTTGACGGCAACTAcaaggagacggcggcgcgcttgGATATACTGCGCCGAATTCTGGGAAAGATCGATCAGGATGTCAAGGAGGCGAGCGTGGAGATCGACGTCCCGGAGCGGCGGCTGACCGGCTCTTTGCAcccgacgccgcggcgcttgGGTGATGTGTCGAACCGCGAGAACAGCATGGAACGAAAGGCAACCATGTCTTAG